The region GCCGCGGAGGCGCTCGCGACCATCGAGCGCGAGTCGCGCGAGGGAGTCACGCAGATGCGCAACCTGGTGGGCACCCTGCGCTCGGTTCCCGACGGCGCGGCCCCCGCCGGGCCGGACGGCGGCGCCTCCCGCGCGCCCGAGCCGGGGCTGGCCGACCTGCCCGCGCTGGCCGCCGCCGACCACGACGGCCTCGACACCACGTACCGCCAGGTCGAGGAGCCGCCGGGTGCCGCGCGGGACGTGCCCGACCCCATGGGGCTCAGCCTGTACCGCACCGCCCAGGAGGCGATGGCGAACGTGCGGAAGCACTCGACGGCGCGGTCCGCGACGGTCACGCTGCGCGTGGTGCGCGGCCCGGAGGCTCTGGTGGACGAGCGGTTCGCGCACGGGTTCGCCGAGGTGGAGGTGCTCGACGACGGCCGGCCCCGCCACGGGACGTCGGGCTCCGGGCTGGGTCAGCTCGGGATCAGGGAGCGGGTCTCGACGCACCGGGGCGTGGTCGAGATCGGGCCCCGCGCGATCGGCGGGTACCGGGTGCGCGTGCGGCTGCCGCTGCCCGCGCCGGACGAGGCTGCGACGTCCGCCCGGCTCGGGGACGCGGCGGCGTCCCTCGAACCTGCGGCCCGGCCGGAGGTGACCGGATGACGCGCGTGCTGCTGGTCGACGACCAGGCGCTGGTGCGGTCCGGCTTCTCGCTCATCCTCTCGGTGGAGGACGACTTCGAGGTGGTCGGCGAGGCGGGCGACGGCGCGGCGGCGATCGAGCTGACGCGCGCGCTGCGGCCCGACATCGTGCTCATGGACGTGCAGATGCCGGTCATGGACGGCATCGAGGCCACCCGCCGGATCGTCGCGGAGAACCTCGCGAAGGTGCTGGTCCTGACCACGTTCGACCACGACGAGTACGTGTTCGACGGGCTGGCGGCCGGCGCCTCCGGGTTCCTGCTGAAGAACTCGGACGCGGAGCACCTCGTCGAGGCCGTGCGGACGGTGGCGGCCGGCCACGCGCTGCTCGCCCCGCAGATCACGCGCCGCGTGATCGAGCAGATGGTGGCGGGCGAGCGGCCGCCGTCGGGCCAGGTGCCCGGCCTGCGCCCGACGACGGAGCCGGCTCCCGCCGGGCTGGCGCTCCTGACCCCGCGCGAGCGCGAGGTGCTGGAGCTGGTGGGCACCGGCCTGTCGAACGCGGAGATCGCCTCGACCCTGTTCCTCGGCGAGGCGACGGTGAAGACGCACGTCTCGAACGTGCTGTCCAAGCTGCACCTGCGGGACCGCGTCCAGGCGGTGGTCCTGGCCCACCGGGTGGGCCTGGTCTGAGCAGATGTCACCGATCGTTGACATGACGGGTGCGTGTCAACGATCGGTGACATGCGTCGCCGAGGGCATGGCGGGATAAATCGTGCCTTCCTGGCACATCAATACCGATGAAGGAAAGCGGGGCCCGCGACCGGCCCCGCTTTCTTCATTCCGGCGATATACCGGAAAATGGACTATTCAGTCTATTGCGCGGAAGCGCTCGCCGAGGGCTCCGGCGAAGAGCTCGTCGACGGCTCGGCCGACGGCTCCGGGGACGGGCTCGTCGACGGCTCCGGGGTCGGCGAGGGCGTCGGCTCCGGGGTCGGGCGCGACGTCGGCTCGACGGGCGGCGGGTCCGTGGGCTCCTGCGACGGCGGGTCGGAGGGCTCGGGCGTCGGCTCCGGCGTGGGCTCCGGTGTGGGAGTCGGCGTCGGCGTCGGGGTCGGCTTGGGGGTCGGGGTGGGCGTCGGCCGCGGCGTCGGCTTCTGCGTCGGCGGGATCGACGGAGGAGGCGTGGGCTTCGCCGTCGGCCGGACCGGCGTGGCGTGGCCGCCGCCCGGGTTGGCGCCGCGGTCGGGCGTGACAGTGTGGCCGCCCCTGGTCGGCGGCGTGTAGGGCTGGTCCGCCCGTGGCGCCTGCTCGGTCTCCGGCGGCGGCGTGTACTTGAAGGGGTTGGCCTGCGGCGCGGGCTTGCCGTGCACGTCGACCGTCCCGTTCTCGCCGGGTCCGGCCACCGGCTCGCGCTTGAGCATCATGGGCGGCAGGCCCTGGAGGCTCTCGGGCAGGTCGGCCCCGGCCGACGTCAGCCGGCTCTGGTCCTTGCTCGGCGGCTGCACCGCTACGGCACCCATGATCCCGGCCGTCAGCACCAAGGCCGCGGCCGCTCCTGTGACGAACAATCGCTTGCGCACGCTTCGCTCCCCCTGCGAGTTCAGTTGTTGCCCGGTGCCCCTCGGCCGGACGCTCCGGTCCGTGGGGACCGGGTGCGCGTCCTCTGCCGGAATGTGTTGCGCATTCCGCCGGGGACGGGCATTTCGAACAGCTCAGCGCCGCCCTTGTTCCGAACGGCGTTCCGGACGGGACAATACGTGCCAGAACGTCAACGGCAACCGGGACGTGTAATACCAGGTCAATACACGCGGGTGGGGTCACGGGCATGCAGGGTGATCGGCAGAATGTCAGGAGATCGGCAACTCGAAATGCCGATCTCCTGACATTCTGCCGACCACCCGAACCCGCACCCACCCTCGGGCGGAGGGCGGGTCCGTCTTGCGGCGGATCTCGCCGTCGTCGTCGGCCCCTAGCGTGGGGGCCATGAGCGATCTGGAGGTGCGGGACCTGACCCGCGTGTTCGCCTCGGGCGACACACCCCGGCGGGCGGTGGACGGCGTGAGCTTCACCGCGACGTCGGGCCTGCTCACGGGGTTCGTCGGCGGGAACGGTGCCGGCAAGACGACCACCATGCGGATGATCATGGGCGTCCTGGCGATCACGAGCGGCGAGGTGCTGTTCGACGGCGCCCCCGTCACCCGGAACGACCGCCGCGAGTTCGGCTACATGCCCGAGGAGCGCGGCCTCTACCCCAAGCAGCCCGTGCTGGAGCAGCTCGTCTACCTGGCGCGGCTGCGCGGCATCGACGCGCCGGCCGCCCGCCGCGAGGTGCTGGAGCACCTCGACCGGCTGGGGCTCGGTGGCCGGGCCAAGGACCACGTGGAGAAGCTGTCGCTCGGCAACCAGCAGCGCGTGCAGATCATCGCGGCGGTCATGGGGCAGCCCAAGGCGCTCGTCCTGGACGAGCCGTTCAGCGGGCTCGACCCCGCCGCCGTCGACGCGATGGCCGACCTGCTGCGCGAGCACACCCGGCGCGGCGTCCCCGTCCTGTTCAGCTCGCACCAGCTCGACCTCGTGGAGCGCCTGTGCGAACGGCTCGTCATCCTAGGCGGGGGCCGCGTGCTCGCCGACGGCACCCCCGACGACCTGCGCGCCAAGGGCGTCACCCGCCACCGGCTCGTGCTGTCGGGCGACGCCGGGTTCGTGCGCGGCGTGCCGGGCGTGCTCGCCGTCGACGTGGACGGCGCGTCCGCCCTGGTCGAGGTGCACGACGACGACGCCGCCAACCGCCTCCTGGCCGCCGCCCTGGACCGGGGCGCGGTCCACGAGTTCTCCCCCGTCCGGCCGACGCTGGCCCAGATCTACCGCGAGGTGACCGCATGACGAGTCCATGGATGCTGGTGGCGACCCGCGAGATCGTGGTGCGCGCGCTGAACAAGGGGTTCCTGATCGGCCTCGCGATCACCATGGCGATGATCGGCGGCCTGATCGGCTTCACCGCCTACATGGACAGCCGCACCGACTCGTTCGACGTCGCCGTCGTCGCCACCGACGACGCCGCCCTGACGGCCGTCGAGTCGGCCCGCGAGGAGGCGGCGACGTCGGACCAGCAGATCGAGCTCGGCGTCGTCCGGGTCGACGACGCCGCCGCCGCCGAGGCCGCCCTCGAGGACGAGGCCGCCGACGCGTGGCTCAGCTCCGACGACGGGTCCGGCTGGTCCCTGTCCGGCTGGCGCGAGCCCGACGGCGGCCTCGCCACCCTGCTCGGCGACACGGTGCGCGACCAGGTCATGGCCGACCGCGCGACCGGCGCCGGCACCACCATGGACGCGCTCACGGCGGGCAGCGAGATCGAGACCCAGCGCCTCGACGGCAACCCGGTGGACCCGCAGGTCGTGTTCCTCGCGGGGTTCGTGCTCGCGTTCCTCTTCTTCACGGGCGCGGTCGGCTCGGGCGCGATGATCGCGGGCAGCGTGATCGAGGAGAAGCAGTCCCGGCTGGTCGAGATCATCGCGACCGCCGTACCGCTGCGGCAGCTCCTGGCGGGCAAGATCATCGGCAGCTCCGTGATCGCGCTGGCGCAGAACCTGCTGCTGGCCGGCGTCGGGCTCATCGGGCTCTCCTTCACCGACCTCTCGGCCGTCCTGCCCGCGATGACGGCCACGATGGTCTGGTTCGTCGTGTTCTTCACCGTCGGGTTCGTCGCCGTCGCGGCCCTGTACGCGGTGGCCGGCTCGCTCGCGTCCCGCACCGAGGACCTCCAGTACACGACGACCCCCCTGATGATGCTGCTCATGGGCGTCTACCTCGTGACGTTCTCGGCCGACGGCGTGCTCGAACGGGTCCTGTCGTACATCCCGCCGGCGTCCATCGTGTCGATGCCCGTCCGGGTCCTCAACGGCGACGCGCTCTGGTGGGAGCCGGTCGTGTCGCTCCTCGTCCTCGTGGTCACCACCCTCGGCGCCGTGCTGCTCAGCGAGCGCGCGTACCGCGGCGCGCTGATGCAGACCGGCGGCCGGGTCACGTGGAAGTCCGCCCTGGCCGCGGACCGGGGCACTACCCTCGGGGCGTGACCGAACGCACCCAGCCCGACCCT is a window of Promicromonospora sukumoe DNA encoding:
- a CDS encoding response regulator; the protein is MTRVLLVDDQALVRSGFSLILSVEDDFEVVGEAGDGAAAIELTRALRPDIVLMDVQMPVMDGIEATRRIVAENLAKVLVLTTFDHDEYVFDGLAAGASGFLLKNSDAEHLVEAVRTVAAGHALLAPQITRRVIEQMVAGERPPSGQVPGLRPTTEPAPAGLALLTPREREVLELVGTGLSNAEIASTLFLGEATVKTHVSNVLSKLHLRDRVQAVVLAHRVGLV
- a CDS encoding ABC transporter ATP-binding protein, whose product is MSDLEVRDLTRVFASGDTPRRAVDGVSFTATSGLLTGFVGGNGAGKTTTMRMIMGVLAITSGEVLFDGAPVTRNDRREFGYMPEERGLYPKQPVLEQLVYLARLRGIDAPAARREVLEHLDRLGLGGRAKDHVEKLSLGNQQRVQIIAAVMGQPKALVLDEPFSGLDPAAVDAMADLLREHTRRGVPVLFSSHQLDLVERLCERLVILGGGRVLADGTPDDLRAKGVTRHRLVLSGDAGFVRGVPGVLAVDVDGASALVEVHDDDAANRLLAAALDRGAVHEFSPVRPTLAQIYREVTA
- a CDS encoding ABC transporter permease produces the protein MTSPWMLVATREIVVRALNKGFLIGLAITMAMIGGLIGFTAYMDSRTDSFDVAVVATDDAALTAVESAREEAATSDQQIELGVVRVDDAAAAEAALEDEAADAWLSSDDGSGWSLSGWREPDGGLATLLGDTVRDQVMADRATGAGTTMDALTAGSEIETQRLDGNPVDPQVVFLAGFVLAFLFFTGAVGSGAMIAGSVIEEKQSRLVEIIATAVPLRQLLAGKIIGSSVIALAQNLLLAGVGLIGLSFTDLSAVLPAMTATMVWFVVFFTVGFVAVAALYAVAGSLASRTEDLQYTTTPLMMLLMGVYLVTFSADGVLERVLSYIPPASIVSMPVRVLNGDALWWEPVVSLLVLVVTTLGAVLLSERAYRGALMQTGGRVTWKSALAADRGTTLGA